Part of the Kwoniella shivajii chromosome 1, complete sequence genome, TCAACAAGCAGAGTACAATTACATACGACAGTGTCCACACCAAGGAGCGTAGAATTCAGCGaaaacatctttcttctcatcaccGAACAGGTTGTCCCAATCATCCGCTACAAGTGTGTATACAGGTTCGTTTTGAGTTGCAGGTATAGGAGCGGATTTGGTTGAAGCTTTGATTTCGCCTTTGACGAATTTCTCTACGAAAGTCTTGATGGATTTACCAGAAGGTGGTTCGGTTAAAGGGAATTTAGTTTGTGCTGCTAAATCTTGAATGACGAATGCTGGCCATGAATCACCAGGTAAATTCAATGATTTCCCGTGATCAATGAATTTGATAGCGTCAATGAAGACAAAGTTGATTTTACCTTTGTTTGCCTTGGCCACAGgtttgatttcttcgattAATTTATCTCTTGATTCAGATTCTGATGGATCAGCGAAAAGATATGCGATGGGTAACCCTTGTTCCGCATATGTACCAAAGTTTTCAGGTGAAATCTCATCTAATAATGGAACAGAGTTTATCTTGATGAATTCTTGTAATAATCCAGGTTCAGAATCCAAGTTTCCGATTTCACTCGCGGGGAAAACGCTGTGTCCTTCATCGAAGCTTTTGTACAGGACAATGgcaggtaatgaaggtgattcgGGGATGGAAGGGAGGGATGAATCGGTGTATTGTCCGAAGAGATAGGTATCTCTTGCAGAGTTGGCCAACTCGGAATAAGCTGAAGGAACAGGATGAGAAGCATCACCGTATGCGACGAGGACGCTGATGAGTTACAAATGTCAGTACTCGTGGTTACTATGGACGAAGGTAGATGTATGAACTGTAAAAGGGACACTCACACCTTGTCGGATTTGATGAACTCTGCgtgagaggaagaggtgacATCGGAAACAGCAGGAAGTGATTGTctatgggaatgggaatgcACTTTGTCAACACCATATCTCATCGCTTCACAGATATTATTGACCACTcgatactcacttgatcatgTAACTGATGATTCCATCTGCTTTTCTAGGTCCGGAATAATCTGCGGGTGTACCATTTCTGAACACCTTGAGAGTTGGGTAACCATTTACACCGTATTCTTGACATAAGTTTTGGTGTTCAGTACAATCGACCTATATGCCAATGACAGAATTAGTGAGAGACAGTGGAAGTTCATGTGATGAAGGGTTCGTAGCTTGTGTCGAGGAGAGTGTCaaagaaaactcaccttggcaAGCTTGATACCTTTCTTTTGAAGCTCAGTCGCCGCTTCCTCATAATGAGGTGCAAGGCTATCAATTCAGTCAGCAATAAACCTTGAGTGTAGGGAACAGTCAAGCGGACTCACTTCTTACAATGTCCACACCCTATGGATTCACAACAGAGTCATCAGTGATACGTTGCTACGGTTTTTACACGTCGTCAAGAGATCGAACGTACAAGGTGCGAAGAATCTATTTTATCAAAGTAAACAgatattgtcagcttgatatttCCCGCTTTACCTTTGCCGACGAGAGATCGAGGAGGGATAGATGCTGATGAATTGCACACTCACTCTACCAAGGCCAAATCTTGATCGAAGACTTCTCCCTTGAACGTGTCCTCTGCTAAATCTAATACATCACTAGCTACTACCGAAGTGAGAGCAGGTAATAAGGCAGCTAAAGCCAAAGTCAATTTTGATGAAATCCTCATTGTGTACTTGTACTGCTTatgagtatgagtatgatgatattgatattgatattgatgttgatgttgatgttgatgatgacgaggaggagaGAGAACAAGGATATACCCAGATGATATATAACTTATATGTGAGTCTGTTCAATCAGAGGACGAAAGAGGTAAATTGATGATAGATTGTGATGAATCAGCAACATTTCAAAGTTAAAAAGCTCCACGTCGACGCGTATGGTGGATGGTGGTTTCAGTAAAAGGTTATAGTTTTAACGGGATATTCAGGGCGATTTTGTCATTCGTGAATGATGCGAACAGATCGCCGACAATGCAGTGTTGCAGTATGACCGTCCAGTCCATGCTCAtcatcagcagcagctacGTCAAACGCGGTCTATCGGTCTCGGTCAAGCGAGGCAATGCACGAGAACACGAGCACACAAGGAACACAGGTTCCTCCTCTCAACCAGACAAAAAACAAATACATCCGATCGAACACCGACTACGAACACTGCTTCAGTCTGAGTACTTGTTTCGAGCCAAGTCAATCCAATCAGTCTATCATCAAATAGACTCCCACTCTGCTTGCGCGGAatcctctttttcctcttgacCCTTGATCAAGTATTGACCTTGATCACCTTGACGGACGTCGACGACGTATTGATCATGCTCGTCAATGATGATTCCAATTGGAAGTCCATAGAACTGGACGACTGCGTTGACCTCGAACCATTCCGGTTCACCGTAAAGTCTAACCACATATTAACAGGAAACGTAAGCGGAGATGACAAAATCACTGATCGCAAAGGGTGGGATGAAGGTCCAGTAGACCTGTTGGTCTAAGTACTTACGAATAATTAGCACATCTGACGGTCCACAATTCATTTCTACCTCCACCTCTGAGATCCATGGTCTTTCCAATCTTATGATCTAACCAAAACTCAATTCTGTCACCTCGTTCAATCGCTTCGATCAAGTCGTGATTATCAATCTCGGGAACCGGTCCTCGAA contains:
- a CDS encoding protein disulfide-isomerase domain, with protein sequence MRISSKLTLALAALLPALTSVVASDVLDLAEDTFKGEVFDQDLALVEFFAPWCGHCKNLAPHYEEAATELQKKGIKLAKVDCTEHQNLCQEYGVNGYPTLKVFRNGTPADYSGPRKADGIISYMIKQSLPAVSDVTSSSHAEFIKSDKVVLVAYGDASHPVPSAYSELANSARDTYLFGQYTDSSLPSIPESPSLPAIVLYKSFDEGHSVFPASEIGNLDSEPGLLQEFIKINSVPLLDEISPENFGTYAEQGLPIAYLFADPSESESRDKLIEEIKPVAKANKGKINFVFIDAIKFIDHGKSLNLPGDSWPAFVIQDLAAQTKFPLTEPPSGKSIKTFVEKFVKGEIKASTKSAPIPATQNEPVYTLVADDWDNLFGDEKKDVFAEFYAPWCGHCQRLAPIWDTLGEKYTADSNIVIAKMDATENDIPPAAPFRVQGFPTLKFKAAGSSEFIDYNGDRSFDSLVEFVETHKKSTSGGNSTTGDDDEEVWEDEDAPEHDEL